The segment GGGGTCCGTGTCGAGAACGAGTCGTGAGCCGTCGAGCGTCGCGCGCGCGACATATTGATGCGTGCCGGGCACGCCCCAGCGCAGCGCGAGCGCGGGCGAGGGGGTAGTACCGTCAAGTTCATGAAGGGAGGGGGCTGCGAAACGCAACACGACGTCGCCGGGACGCAGACGCCTGAGGGTCGCGATCGCGAGTGGCTTTTCGCCCACGAGCAGGTAGCCCGGTACGCGAATGTCGGCGAGGCGAGGCGCCAACGGCGGCCGATGCATCGCGAGCTGACGCTCGATCAGATCGGCCCAGCTTTGTCCGGCAGGGCCGAGGCAGCACGCGTAGCGGCGCGTGTCGTGCACGCAGCTTATGTTCAGTGCGAGCGTGCCCCGGGTGTCGCCTGCGTTGCCGCCATCGTTCCGGCCGTCCGCGTTGCGATGCGCGGGTGCCCGGCGGCCGATGGAGACGACCCTGGCATCGGCTGCACCAAGCGTCTCGAGCAGATCGATCAGCGGCGTAAGCAGCAGGCCGGCAACCGCGCATGCGAGCGGTGCCGACTCGTCGCCGTCGAGCGCTGCAAGCGCGGGGTACTCGGCCACATCGAGTCCGATCCACGCGCGTGCCCCATCGTGTTGCAAGCAGATCCAGCAAAGCGCGTCACCCTGCGCATCGCCGAGCGAGACTTGCCACTTGCTCACGTCGCAGCGCTCGCGCAACCGCGTCTGCAGCCGTGCGTCGCAGAGCAGGCGTGTGAGGCGGGCGAGTTCCGGATCGACGCGCGGCAGTCCGTTCGGGTTGTCGCGCAGCGGGCGGACAGCTTGGCGGGCAGAGTGGCCGGGGGCTTTCATCGTGTCGTGCGTGAGCGGTTCTTTCGACGTGGCATCAATGGCATGCGGGAAGCCGTTTTCGATCGGGATCGGTCACGGCACTTCGATCGACACGTGGCGCGCAATTGCGAGGCGGTGCATAAGATTCACCAGTTGTTCGCGCAGCACGTGCACATGGCGGCAGATTAATTGGCGGGTGCTCGGCGAGTGGGCATCGAACCGAAGCACGAGTTCGAAATACGAAAGATGCAGCTCGAGCATGCATTCGGGCAGCAGCGCGGCATCGAGCTTGAGACGGATGGTCCAGTTTCCGTTCTCGATTACCGCCTGATCGCTGCAGAAATCGGCGACATGCGCGGCGACGAAACGCATCAGCTCGACCACACGCAGTTGTTCGGCGCCAAGCGCTGCGACAAATGGCTGCGTTTGCGCGTCGATGCGCCGTGCGCGGGCAGCCTCTCGTGCGTCCGGTGATGCAGCGCCGGCTTCGATGTCGAGATCGTCGTCGTCATGCTCGCCTTGAGCGTCTTCGTCGGCCGAGACGTCGTCCGGATCCGGACCCGCCGGAGCCGGCTCTTGCGCGACCGAGTCGCCTTGCGCGGTGGCCCCCGTGTCCATATGGGCGGCACCGCTGCGCAACCGCTGGCCATGCGCGCGTAGCGCCTCGCGCAGCGCGGCGCGTTCCCCGCGCTCGCGCGCGTTGCGAACGAGTTCCGCATAGTCGATGCCGCGCCGCGCACGTGGTGTGCGCGGCGGGCGGTGCTCGGCGTCATCCGGGTCGTCGTCGAGGATGTGGATGCGCGGCGTAATCGCGTTGCTCGTCATGGCGGGGCCTTTGCAAGGGCGTCGCGCGGGCGGCTTTACGCGGTGACGCGCCCAAGCGGACGCAACTCGACGTAATCGCCGAGCTCCTGGTACGAATACACGCGCAGCCAGGGCAGGTGCGCCTCGATCATCCGCCGCACGTACCTGCGGATATCCATCGACGTGACCAGGGCAACCTGGTTGTGCGGCACGTCGCCCACATAGGTGCCGATCCGTTCGGCAAGCGTGCGGACCTCGTCGGGAGAGAGGGCAAGATAGTTGCCGGTGGGCGTTTGCTTGATCGACTGGCGGATGTGTTGTTCGAGGTCGTTCGTAAACAGCACAGCCTGCAGCGAGGGGGCGCCGCCGGTGGCGCTGTAGGCGATGTAACGGGAGAGATCGCCGCGCACATACTCGGTCAGCAGCAGCATGTCTTTTTCCTTGGGGCCCCAGTTCACGAGGCTCTCCATGATGCTGCGGGCGTTGCGGATCGGTACGTTCTCCTCGAGCAGGCGCCGCAGGACATCGGCAATGCGCTGCAGCGGCAGCGCCTTTTGCACCTCGGCGATCAGTCCGGGGAAATCTGTGCCGAGCTGGTCGAGCACCCACTGCGTTTCCTGAATCCCGACGAAAAGCTTCGCGCGAGCACGCAACAGGGTGATCGTGTCGTTGGCGATGACTTGTTCCGCGCGCCAGACGGCCGCGCCGCCGAGCGGCTGGCGTTCCGCCGCCCAATAGCTTTCCGGCTGGCCGCCGGCGGCGCCCGCCTTTTCGCATTGCGCAGCCAGGGCGGGGTCGCTCGCTGCGCCGGGCACCATGACTTTTCCCGGGGGAACCTTGAACCGTGCGGTCGGCACGTCCTGCACCAGGATTTCGAACTCGCCCGGCTCGAGATCGGGCGCGGTCCACATCGTGATACCGGGAAATGGCAGGCCGACCTGTTCCTGAAGCGTGGTGCGCTGCGCCTCGAATGCGTCGTTGAGCGCGCTCGCGGAGAGGCGCTCCGCGAGGTCGGGCGCGAGCCGCACGCCGAGCGCACTCGTGAACTGCGGTGCGTGCTTGAGGATCGTCGGCGTATCGCCTTTCGAGCCCGCTCGCTGCAGCGCCATCACGGTCTTGCCCGACTGTGCCGACGAGGTGCCGTCGCCGCGCTGCCCGAGCCGGTAGCCCGCAAACGCGAGCAATGCGGAGAGCAACAGGAAAAGCTCCCACGGAAAGCCGGGCACCATCGCAAAGCCGAGAAGGAGCACGGACGCGAAATACATCGCGCGCGCGTTGGTCCCGAGCTGGCGCAGCATGTCGTCGCCGAGAGAGCTGCCTTGCTTGGCCGTTTCGTCGGACACGCGCGTGATCATCACGCCCGCGGCAACCGCGATCAGCAGCGACGGGATCTGCGACACCATGGCATCGCCGATCGAGAGGATCGAGAAGCGGTTCGCCGCGTCGCCAGCGGTCATGTTGTGATAGGCCATGCCGACGGCAATGCCGGCGGTCATATTGACGAGCGTGATGATGAGGCCCGCGATCGCATCGCCTTTGACGAATTTCATCGCGCCGTCCATCCCGCCGTAGAGCTGACTTTCGACCGCGAGCCGCGCCCGCTTGCGGCGTGCTTCGTCGGGCGTCAGGATGTTCGCGCGCAAGTCGGCATCGATGCTCATCTGCTTGCCGGGCAGAGCGTCGAGGGTAAAGCGCGCCCCGACTTCAGCAACGCGCTCCGAGCCTTTCGCGATCACGATGAACTGCACGGTCGTGATGATGAGGAACACGACGAGGCCGACGACGAGATTGCCCCCGACCACGAGCTCGCCGAAACTCTCGATGATATGCCCTGCGTCGGCGTGCAGCAGGATCGACTTGGTCGACGCTATGTTCAGCGACAACCGGTAGAGCGTGGTGAACAGCAGCACTGAAGGAAATGCCGAGAGCTGCGTGATCGAGGGCACGTACATGGTGACCATCAACAGCACGACGCTGATGCAGATGTTTACCGAAAGCAAGGCGTCGATGATGACCGGTGGCAGCGGCAGAATCATGAGCGCGACGATCGCGGTGACGAGCGCCGCAATGCCGATCTCGCCGCTCGCGGGTAGCTTCAGGTTCTTGAGCATGTTCGGCTCCAAGTGGTGTTCAACGAGCTTCGGACGAGGGTGCGCTCTGGCCGATCGCATCGACCCAGCGCAGGATGGCTGCAACCACCTCGAACAGCTCCGATGGAATCGGTCGGTTCTCGGCAACTTTGTGCAGGGCGCGGGCGACGGGAGGATTCGCGACGATCGGTATCTGGTGCCGTGTCGCAAGCGCGCGAATCTCGAATGCGGCGCTGTCGACGCCTTTGGCGAGAACGATCGGAAGCGGTGTTTCCCCGCGAACGTAGCGCAGGGCCACCGCGTAATGCGTGGGATTGACGACCACCACGTTGGCGCGGCCCACTGCGCTCGAAAAGCCTTCGCCACCGCCGTTGACGAGCTCCTTGGCGCGTTTGCGCCGCTCTTGCTTGAGCTTCGGCTCGCCCTCGCGTTCCTTCAGGTCCCGCTTGACCTCGTCCTTCGACATGCGTTGCGAGCGAATCATGAGCCAGTGCTGGATTTTCCAGTCGAGCACGCCGATCACCACGAACAGAATGCCGGCCGCGAACAGCAGCTTCAGCAGCGCGCGCCACAGGATTTGCGTGAGGGCAGCGAGCGGCTCGTACATCGCGGACGTGATCAGCGGAAACAGCGAGACGATCACTTGCCAGAGTGCGGCGGCGATCAGCGCCGCCTTGACGGTCATCTTCAGCAGATCGATGACCGCACGCTTCGAAAAGATCTGTTTGAGGCCCGTTGCGGGGGAGAGTCGATCCATCTTCGGCATGACCGGATCGAACGAGACCTGCAGGCCGACCTGCGCACCGAGCGAGAGAGCCGCCGCCAGCGCGGCGACGAGGCTGATTGCGCAGCAGATGATTGCGCCATTGGCCAAGGTATGGGTGAGCACGGACCAGAGACCCTGCATCGAGCGCTCCGACGCGCAGAAGTCGATCACGAGCGTGATGTCCTGATGGAGCACGTCGAGTAGCGGCCGCCATGCGAACGTGAGGAGCGCGACCGTTACGAGCACGAGCACCGCCGAAACCAGGTCGACGCTTTTCGCCACGGTGCCCTTCTTACGTGCTTCCTTCAGCTTGCGCCGGGTGGGCTGTTCGGTCTTTTCGTCGCTCATGAGCGCTCCGTTACGCCTCGCGCGAGGCCAGATCATGCGTGGCGGCAAGATAGCGCGGCGATATCAGCGCAAGGCGAAGGCGGGCGAAGGCGCAGCGGGCTTCCCGAAGCGTGCGCGCGGCTGCCGGGTGGCGTGCAGTGGTTGAAGGGGCGGCTTCGCGAGCCGAGGGATGGCTTCGCACTTCGAGGCAGCGGTGCAAATGCCATTTGCTACTTTGGCAGCGTGCAAGGCAGTCGTATTCCCGATATCGGGCACTCCCACTACCTGAAGGCGGACTTGAAAATGGATGGCAAACCCGAGTACATGAAGTGCAGCAACAAGCTCGTAGGTGCGATGCGCGAGGTCGTGCGTCTCGCACTGGTCGACAAGTTTCCGAATCCGCGCATGGCGAGCGATGAAGCGGAGTATCTGCTCGATGCGCTCCATACGATACATCCGGCGCGGGCCGAGCTGATCCTTTACGACGGCTTCGTGCATATCGTGCATCGCAATTGGATCGAGGCGATCGCCGTGTTCGAAGGGCTTGCCTCGCGCGGCGAGTGCATGCCCGGCAGCAAGGCGATGCTCGTGTACTGCCTGGCGGCAAGCGGCAACACGGATTGGCGCATCGTGGCGGGAAGGATGCGCGAGGACGAAAGCAGCTTGACCGAGGACGCGCGCGTGCTGCTCGATTCCGTCGAGCTGCGCGAGGAGCTGGAGCGCGCGAATCGCGACGCTCAGGCCACCGGGGCCTTCCATATGACGGAATCGATGAAGCGCCTGCGCGATCGCCTCGGTATCAAGGTGCCCACCGCGCAGGACGAGGCCAACGCCGAGGCCGGCGGCGATCGGCAGCCTGGCTCGTTATCGAGCGCCGAAGACAGTCAGTATCTGCGCCTTTGAGTCCGACGTCCGCTTTTCCGAAGGAGCCTACGATGAACTCGCCTCTCCCGATATACGAAGTCCAACAAGCGCTGGCGTATGCCCCCGATGCCACCGGGGTCAACGCTCCGGTCATGCCGGTCGCAGTGCCGCGCGACGCCGCCGCGAGCTTCGAGCAGATGATGCAGCGAGGCGTGAGCGCCGCTCCGGAGCCGCACGGCTCCAAGGCGGGGTCGCTCGCCACGGAGTTGATTCTCAGCGAGGACGCGGCGTTGCAGACGGTTTCGAACGATGCGCTCTACATGCTGAACCACGCGGACGAAATGTCGTTCAACCAGATCGCCGCCGCGTCCGTGCAGATGCAGATCGAGACGTCGAGCCTGCAGGTCGACATGTCGATGAAGATCAGTGTGGTGGAGTCGTCGAAAGGCGCCCTGGAAACCTTGATGAAGAACCAGTGACCATGAACCGTCGTCCCCGTATCGGCAGCCGTGCGAGCCTCTTTGCAGGCGTCGTGCTTTGCATCGCGCTTGCCGGCTGCAAGCAGGAGCTATATGGCAACCTCAGCGAGCAGGATTGCAACGAGATCGTCGCGGCGCTGCTGCAGGCGGGCATCGACGCGAAGAAGGAGAGTGCGGACGGCGGCAAGACGTGGAGCGCCCAGGTCGACAGCACGTATATCGTGCAGGCGATGAACGTGTTGCGCGAGCGCGGGCTGCCCGGGCACAAGTTCGACGATCTCGGCGCGCTTTTCAAGAAGGACGGGCTCGTGTCGACGCCCACCGAAGAACGCGTGCGCTTCATCTACGGCGTCTCGCAGGAGCTTTCGCAGACACTCTCGCAGATCGACGGCGTGGTCGTTGCGCGCGTTCACATCGTGCTGCCGGATAACGATCCGCTCGCGATGCATGTGAAGCCGTCTTCGGCGTCGGTGTTCATCAAGTATCTGCCGACAGCGAACCTGGCCACGATCGAGCCGCAGATCAAGAACCTCGTCGTGCATAGTGTCGAGGGGCTCTCGTACGACAAGGTGAGCCTGACCGCCGTCGCCGGCAGCCCGCTCGACATTGCGGCGCGCGAGCAGTCGGGGGGCGGCGTGACACGCTGGATCGCGCTCGCCGTGTTCGTGCTTGCGGGCCTCGCACTGCTCGTCGCTGCGGGGCGCAAGAAGGGCAGCCGCTCGGGTGGCACCGACGAAACGGCGGGGCGCGAGGAACCGCATGGGAATGCGGCGGAGCGCCTTGCCGCGAAACTGCCGGTCGGCCCGTTCCGTGCCCGGCAGCCCGCCGACGGCGCACCGCGCTGACCGGTACCCGAGGGCTGCAGCCGCGGAGGGCGCACGACGATGGATATCGACAAGCACGGTAGCGTCGCCTTTGAGATCGCACGTCGCCTCGCGCAGTACCAGGCGAATCGGGTTGCGCTGCTCGAATGGATCGAGCCGGGCTGGCTGCCGCGCGCGTGGCGGCAGCAGCCGGTGGCGGCGAGCGCGAATCTCGCGCGGGAACGTGCGAGGGCGGTCGAAGCATGGCTCACCCAGCAGGGCACGCCGGTGCCCGCCTTTCAGCGTTTTCGCGGTGACGATGGCCTGCTCGGCGGCCTCGAACTCGACGACGCACTGGGCGCGCTCTGTCTGCGAGCCCTGTATTTCCGGCGGGCAGAACTGCGCTATTGGGTCGATCGCGAGAGCCGCGAAAAAGTGGCGTATTGGCTCGGCCGATGCGGCGCCGCGGCGCTGCGTTGGCTGATAGAGACGCCGCACCCGCAGCCGGTGGAGCGGTTGATCCGCGATTTCGGCATGCTGCCGCTCGATCATCTCGACGAATTTTCGCTGAGCTGGGAGGGTTTCTGTCTTTTCAGGGCAAGCGGGCTGTGCGAGCCCGCGTCGCCGGCTGCGCTACTGCGCTACGCATGGCCGCGCGATGCGGTGCCGCCGCCCTGGCTGCACGTGAACGATGCGGATTCAACACACGAAGACAGCGTGCGGGTCCTGAAGCGGTTCGACGATTTCTATGCGAAGGAGAGCACGACATGATCATCTGGCTCAGGCAACCGGGCACGGAACGCGCAACGCGCGGCAGCGGCGCGGGCGTCGGCGTGCAATCGGACGTCGTGCCGCGCGAAGCCCTTGCATTGCTCTCGCAGCTCGACGCAGGCTATGTCGCTTTGCAGCACCAGCACGCGGAAGTGATGGCCCAGGCCGCGCGCGACGTGGATGCGATGCTCGCGGCCGCGCGCGCGGATGCGGAGGCGTTGCGAGCCGAAGCACGCGAAGAATACGATACGGCGCAACGGCGCGGATACGACGCGGGCTGCCGAGATGCACTCTCGCAATGGTACGCGCGCACCGCGCAATTGCTCGAGCAGCGTTACGAACTGCAGATGTCGCTGAGACAGCGCGTTGCCGAACTGGTGGTGTCCGCGGTAGAGAAGATCGTTGCCAACGAGCGTCCCGCTGCGCTCTTCGCGCGCGCCGCGGAGGTGGTCGAACGCATTGTCGAAGGGAGCCGTACCCTGCAGGTGCGGGTGCATCCCGACGAGCGCGACGCCGCTGTCGAGGAATTCGCGCGCGCAGTCGCGCAATGGCGCGAGCGCGGACAGCTCGTGCAGTTGACCGTGCAATCGGACCGCTCGCTGGAGCCGGGCGCATGCGTGTGCGATACCGATATCGGCTCGGTCGACGCGAGCCTGAAGGTTCAGATCGAAGCCGTGCGCATGGCTGTCGACGCCGCGCTGCGGCGCGTCGCGAGCGAGTCGGGTGTGCCGGGTGTGCCGGGCGAGCTTGCGCAGGACGCATTCGCCGAGGTCAGGACACATCCGGCGGCCGGGGCCGAACCGGCGCCATCCGGCCAGACGGGCGCTGACGCCGGTGCAGAGGTGACCGCATGAGCGACGTCTCTCAACGCGCCCGGCTCGACGCGGCGGGGCTCGACGCTTTGATTCAGCTCACGGATACGATCGAAAAGGAGTTCGAACGCGCAGCGCACCTTTCGACGCGGGGCAAGGTCATGGAGGCGTTGGGCACGTTGATTCGCGTGAGCGGCATCGACGTGCGTTATGGCGAACTCTGCGAGCTGAGGACGGGGCACGGCGAGTTGATGCAATACGCCGAGGTGGTGGGTTTTTCCCGCGATACCGTCCTGCTTTCGCCGTTCGGGCGGCTCGACGGCCTATCGCGCGATACGCAGGTAGTGGCCCTGCGTCGGCCGCTGGCGATCCCGGTGGGGCCGGCACTCTTCGGGCGGGTTGTCGACAGCATGGGGCAGCCGATCGACGGGCGCGGCCCCATCGAGACGGAGCAAACCGCCGCGCTTTACGCGGCTCCGCCCGATGCGATGAGCCGACCGCTGCTCGATCGCCCGCTCGATACGGGCGTGCGCGTGGTCGACGGAATGATGACCCTCGGCGAGGGCCAGCGTGTCGGCATTTTCGCGCCGGCCGGCGTCGGCAAGAGCACGCTGATGGGGATGTTCGCCCGCGGTACGCGCTGCGACCTCAATGTGATCGCCCTGATCGGCGAGCGTGGCCGTGAAGTTCGGGAATTCATCGAGCAGATCCTCGGGCCCGAGGGGATCGCGCGATCTGTCGTGGTGTGTGCCACGTCCGACCGCTCGTCGATCGAACGCGTGAAGGCAGCCTATTCGGCCACCGCCATTGCCGAGTACTTCCGCAACCGGGGTATGCGGGTCCTGCTGATGATGGACTCGCTGACGCGCTTTGCGCGCGCGCAACGCGAGATCGGCCTTGCGGCGGGCGAGCCGCCTGCGCGACGCGGCTTTCCGCCTTCGATCTTCGCCGAGCTGCCGCGCTTACTGGAGCGCGCAGGGCTGTCGGAGCACGGCTCGATCACGGCGCTTTATACGGTGCTGGCCGAAGATGAATCGGGCAGCGATCCGATCGCCGAGGAAGTGCGCGGCATTCTCGATGGCCATATGATCCTGTCGCGCGAGATCGCCGCGCGCAACCAATACCCGGCGATCGACGTGCTGGCCAGCCTCTCGCGCGTGATGCCGCAGGTCACCGACAGCGCACACCGGGAAGCCGCCGGGCACGTGCGGCGCCTGCTCGCGAAGCACCGCGAGATCGAGACGCTGCTCCAGCTCGGCGAATACCGTGCGGGCGGCGACCCGGTTGCCGACGAGGCGGTGCGCAAGATCGAGGCCATCAGGCAGTTTCTCTGCCAGCGCACCGACGAGTTCAGCGCCCGCGACGCGACGCTTGCCGCACTGCGCGGCTTGCACGCGTGAGCGCCGTGGCGGATGGCGACTCGCGCGGCAAAGGAGAACAATGATGAAAGA is part of the Trinickia caryophylli genome and harbors:
- the sctQ gene encoding type III secretion system cytoplasmic ring protein SctQ — protein: MKAPGHSARQAVRPLRDNPNGLPRVDPELARLTRLLCDARLQTRLRERCDVSKWQVSLGDAQGDALCWICLQHDGARAWIGLDVAEYPALAALDGDESAPLACAVAGLLLTPLIDLLETLGAADARVVSIGRRAPAHRNADGRNDGGNAGDTRGTLALNISCVHDTRRYACCLGPAGQSWADLIERQLAMHRPPLAPRLADIRVPGYLLVGEKPLAIATLRRLRPGDVVLRFAAPSLHELDGTTPSPALALRWGVPGTHQYVARATLDGSRLVLDTDPAMTYHNDHPGSGAPDADSQTSIDELDLPVKFEIETVNLPLSQLAALRAGYVLELPGTLRDARVRLVSYGQLIGLGELVTVGEQLGVRVVEMFGSHDAD
- the sctP gene encoding type III secretion system protein SctP translates to MTSNAITPRIHILDDDPDDAEHRPPRTPRARRGIDYAELVRNARERGERAALREALRAHGQRLRSGAAHMDTGATAQGDSVAQEPAPAGPDPDDVSADEDAQGEHDDDDLDIEAGAASPDAREAARARRIDAQTQPFVAALGAEQLRVVELMRFVAAHVADFCSDQAVIENGNWTIRLKLDAALLPECMLELHLSYFELVLRFDAHSPSTRQLICRHVHVLREQLVNLMHRLAIARHVSIEVP
- the sctV gene encoding type III secretion system export apparatus subunit SctV yields the protein MLKNLKLPASGEIGIAALVTAIVALMILPLPPVIIDALLSVNICISVVLLMVTMYVPSITQLSAFPSVLLFTTLYRLSLNIASTKSILLHADAGHIIESFGELVVGGNLVVGLVVFLIITTVQFIVIAKGSERVAEVGARFTLDALPGKQMSIDADLRANILTPDEARRKRARLAVESQLYGGMDGAMKFVKGDAIAGLIITLVNMTAGIAVGMAYHNMTAGDAANRFSILSIGDAMVSQIPSLLIAVAAGVMITRVSDETAKQGSSLGDDMLRQLGTNARAMYFASVLLLGFAMVPGFPWELFLLLSALLAFAGYRLGQRGDGTSSAQSGKTVMALQRAGSKGDTPTILKHAPQFTSALGVRLAPDLAERLSASALNDAFEAQRTTLQEQVGLPFPGITMWTAPDLEPGEFEILVQDVPTARFKVPPGKVMVPGAASDPALAAQCEKAGAAGGQPESYWAAERQPLGGAAVWRAEQVIANDTITLLRARAKLFVGIQETQWVLDQLGTDFPGLIAEVQKALPLQRIADVLRRLLEENVPIRNARSIMESLVNWGPKEKDMLLLTEYVRGDLSRYIAYSATGGAPSLQAVLFTNDLEQHIRQSIKQTPTGNYLALSPDEVRTLAERIGTYVGDVPHNQVALVTSMDIRRYVRRMIEAHLPWLRVYSYQELGDYVELRPLGRVTA
- a CDS encoding EscU/YscU/HrcU family type III secretion system export apparatus switch protein encodes the protein MSDEKTEQPTRRKLKEARKKGTVAKSVDLVSAVLVLVTVALLTFAWRPLLDVLHQDITLVIDFCASERSMQGLWSVLTHTLANGAIICCAISLVAALAAALSLGAQVGLQVSFDPVMPKMDRLSPATGLKQIFSKRAVIDLLKMTVKAALIAAALWQVIVSLFPLITSAMYEPLAALTQILWRALLKLLFAAGILFVVIGVLDWKIQHWLMIRSQRMSKDEVKRDLKEREGEPKLKQERRKRAKELVNGGGEGFSSAVGRANVVVVNPTHYAVALRYVRGETPLPIVLAKGVDSAAFEIRALATRHQIPIVANPPVARALHKVAENRPIPSELFEVVAAILRWVDAIGQSAPSSEAR
- a CDS encoding HrpB1 family type III secretion system apparatus protein, with protein sequence MDGKPEYMKCSNKLVGAMREVVRLALVDKFPNPRMASDEAEYLLDALHTIHPARAELILYDGFVHIVHRNWIEAIAVFEGLASRGECMPGSKAMLVYCLAASGNTDWRIVAGRMREDESSLTEDARVLLDSVELREELERANRDAQATGAFHMTESMKRLRDRLGIKVPTAQDEANAEAGGDRQPGSLSSAEDSQYLRL
- the sctJ gene encoding type III secretion system inner membrane ring lipoprotein SctJ, which translates into the protein MNRRPRIGSRASLFAGVVLCIALAGCKQELYGNLSEQDCNEIVAALLQAGIDAKKESADGGKTWSAQVDSTYIVQAMNVLRERGLPGHKFDDLGALFKKDGLVSTPTEERVRFIYGVSQELSQTLSQIDGVVVARVHIVLPDNDPLAMHVKPSSASVFIKYLPTANLATIEPQIKNLVVHSVEGLSYDKVSLTAVAGSPLDIAAREQSGGGVTRWIALAVFVLAGLALLVAAGRKKGSRSGGTDETAGREEPHGNAAERLAAKLPVGPFRARQPADGAPR
- a CDS encoding type III secretion protein HrpB4; translated protein: MDIDKHGSVAFEIARRLAQYQANRVALLEWIEPGWLPRAWRQQPVAASANLARERARAVEAWLTQQGTPVPAFQRFRGDDGLLGGLELDDALGALCLRALYFRRAELRYWVDRESREKVAYWLGRCGAAALRWLIETPHPQPVERLIRDFGMLPLDHLDEFSLSWEGFCLFRASGLCEPASPAALLRYAWPRDAVPPPWLHVNDADSTHEDSVRVLKRFDDFYAKESTT
- the sctL gene encoding type III secretion system stator protein SctL, yielding MIIWLRQPGTERATRGSGAGVGVQSDVVPREALALLSQLDAGYVALQHQHAEVMAQAARDVDAMLAAARADAEALRAEAREEYDTAQRRGYDAGCRDALSQWYARTAQLLEQRYELQMSLRQRVAELVVSAVEKIVANERPAALFARAAEVVERIVEGSRTLQVRVHPDERDAAVEEFARAVAQWRERGQLVQLTVQSDRSLEPGACVCDTDIGSVDASLKVQIEAVRMAVDAALRRVASESGVPGVPGELAQDAFAEVRTHPAAGAEPAPSGQTGADAGAEVTA
- the sctN gene encoding type III secretion system ATPase SctN, whose amino-acid sequence is MSDVSQRARLDAAGLDALIQLTDTIEKEFERAAHLSTRGKVMEALGTLIRVSGIDVRYGELCELRTGHGELMQYAEVVGFSRDTVLLSPFGRLDGLSRDTQVVALRRPLAIPVGPALFGRVVDSMGQPIDGRGPIETEQTAALYAAPPDAMSRPLLDRPLDTGVRVVDGMMTLGEGQRVGIFAPAGVGKSTLMGMFARGTRCDLNVIALIGERGREVREFIEQILGPEGIARSVVVCATSDRSSIERVKAAYSATAIAEYFRNRGMRVLLMMDSLTRFARAQREIGLAAGEPPARRGFPPSIFAELPRLLERAGLSEHGSITALYTVLAEDESGSDPIAEEVRGILDGHMILSREIAARNQYPAIDVLASLSRVMPQVTDSAHREAAGHVRRLLAKHREIETLLQLGEYRAGGDPVADEAVRKIEAIRQFLCQRTDEFSARDATLAALRGLHA